The Natator depressus isolate rNatDep1 chromosome 8, rNatDep2.hap1, whole genome shotgun sequence genome window below encodes:
- the LRRC41 gene encoding leucine-rich repeat-containing protein 41 isoform X1 translates to MEARAEGGAAAGSPPSLFELSGVVVSSAMGTLEREVWALPGQILQGILPLLNIYYLERIEDIAVKKGLSTQPIWHKLWNDVMKIRPSKSENITSWRKKFLETFFSNVLHGVLDVSSDQRLSDRHFSPLLHSSRHVTQLTICNMLQGVAELTAEPNQRVLENLAGSLRTLKFRHLLTSDLSIRHSLSLLLHHLIHHGAVSQVSMCSWPVPDKVLLVLILSMSAGFWHPGKTLVHQGSPCSLCREESDAQGLLTQEDEALLESNQLCCGSAEQSETVQWSDSESRSKKAQTASAKVLQEADPDSQASIELSRSSSGTVKTPVLCGLRSHPLQNLACQDISCKVPPEYYNIKGESSPSLPKRSSVGPAFRKPYRRFKTAVGRKRRCTRRNRRARADSEDLYDFVFAVAREEEETAESLYESNAQEGESIDGWAPSPADTPSFEGVGCTEGGSVGILPLKAACRFRSVSTLELFSIPLTGDTCRALGNLLSSWASLEKLVLSYNGLGANIFCILSGLRALSHRRDCSLHVVRVSDVFSYIPSVELVRSILTAFPRLHTLSVSFDLKNQLEGNRPEGHSSSEAEIPESCLEQLEIRFPREPLQTSLLLPVLKASRSLQQLSLDSASISCPLEFGLLLQALKECNPGLKRLSFHDVNLADYQKEVLLLLQDPVLQEITFSFCRLFESCTTEFLSNIIKIVKRNSTLKSLKLPGNRLGNHRLVALADIFSEDSSSSICQLDVSSNCIKPDGLLEFAKKLESHILQRGGQITFTHLRLFQNWLDQDAATAQEALRRLRAVCSVVSNTWDSSQAFADYISVM, encoded by the exons cacTTCCTGGACAGATACTCCAGGGCATCCTGCCTTTGCTTAATATCTATTACCTGGAAAGGATTGAGGACATTGCTGTGAAAAAAG GACTCTCAACCCAGCCCATATGGCACAAACTCTGGAACGATGTGATGAAAATCAGACCATCCAAGTCAGAG AACATAACAAGTTGGAGGAAGAAGTTCCTTGAAACTTTCTTCTCAAATGTCCTGCATGGAGTTTTGGATGTTTCTTCAGATCAGCGCCTGAGTGACCGCCATTTTTCACCCCTACTCCACAGCTCGCGGCATGTTACGCAGCTCACCATCTGTAACATGCTGCAGGGGGTAGCAGAGCTCACTGCTGAGCCCAACCAAAGAGTGCTAGAAAACCTGGCTGGCTCACTGAGAACCTTGAAGTTCCGTCATCTGCTGACCTCAGATCTGTCCATTAGACATTCACTAAGTTTGCTGCTTCATCATCTGATCCACCATGGAGCTGTCAGCCAGGTATCCATGTGTTCCTGGCCAGTTCCCGATAAAGTACTTTTGGTCCTCATTCTGAGTATGAGTGCTGGGTTTTGGCACCCAGGTAAGACACTTGTGCACCAGGGCAGCCCTTGCAGTCTTTGCAGAGAGGAGTCGGATGCCCAAGGCCTGCTAACTCAAGAGGATGAGGCCCTGCTAGAGTCAAATCAGCTGTGCTGTGGATCTGCTGAACAATCAGAGACTGTCCAGTGGAGTGATAGTGAGTCAAGAAGCAAGAAGGCCCAAACTGCTTCAGCCAAAGTGCTTCAAGAAGCTGATCCTGACTCTCAAGCTTCTATAGAACTGTCCAGGAGCAGTAGTGGCACTGTTAAAACTCCAGTGCTCTGTGGATTGAGGAGCCATCCTTTGCAAAACCTAGCATGTCAAGATATAAGCTGCAAGGTGCCCCCTGAGTATTACAACATTAAAGGAGAGTCTTCTCCTTCCCTACCAAAAAGATCTTCGGTTGGCCCCGCTTTCCGAAAGCCCTATAGACGGTTTAAGACTGCAGTGGGGAGGAAGCGCCGCTGCACCAGGAGAAACCGCAGAGCTCGTGCAGACTCGGAAGATCTTTATGATTTTGTCTTCGCTGTTgctagggaggaggaggagacggcAGAGTCGCTCTATGAAAGCAATGCCCAGGAGGGGGAAAGCATTGATGGCTGGGCCCCTTCCCCAGCAGACACTCCTAGCTTTGAGGGTGTTGGCTGCACGGAAGGAGGATCTGTCGGAATCCTTCCTCTGAAAGCGGCATGCCGCTTCCGAAGCGTATCCACGCTGGAATTGTTCTCCATCCCTCTGACTGGGGACACCTGTCGAGCTTTGGGGAACCTGCTGAGCTCTTGGGCATCTTTAGAAAAGCTGGTTCTGTCTTACAATG GCCTGGGCGCTAATATCTTCTGCATCCTGTCTGGGCTCCGGGCCCTCTCTCACCGCAGAGACTGCAGCCTCCATGTGGTGCGTGTGAGTGACGTGTTCTCATACATCCCCTCGGTGGAGCTTGTTCGGTCCATCCTGACTGCCTTCCCCCGCCTTCACACGCTCTCGGTCAGCTTTGATCTCAAAAACCAGCTGGAGGGGAACAGGCCAGAAGGGCATTCGAGCTCGGAGGCAGAAATTCCAG AGAGCTGCCTGGAACAGTTAGAGATCCGATTCCCCAGAGAACCTCTGCAGACCAGTCTCCTTTTGCCTGTGTTGAAAGCCTCAAGGTCTCTCCAGCAGTTGTCCCTGGACAGTGCTTCAATTTCCTGTCCCTTGGAGTTTGGGCTCCTTCTGCAGGCACTCAAAG AGTGTAATCCAGGCCTGAAGAGACTGAGCTTCCATGATGTGAACCTTGCTGACTACCAGAAGGAAGTTCTCCTCCTGCTGCAGGACCCTGTCCTTCAAG AaattacattttccttttgtCGGCTGTTTGAAAGCTGCACCACTGAGTTTCTATCCAACATAATCAAAATAGTGAAGAGAAATTCAACTCTGAAGAGCCTCAAATTGCCTGGAAACAGACTTG GGAATCACAGGTTGGTTGCCTTGGCTGACATTTTCTCTGAAGATTCATCCTCTTCCATCTGCCAGTTGGACGTCAG CTCAAATTGCATCAAGCCGGACGGGCTCCTGGAGTTTGCAAAGAAGCTGGAGAGCCACATCCTGCAGCGAGGCGGGCAGATCACGTTTACCCACCTCCGCCTCTTTCAGAACTGGCTGGACCAAGATGCTGCAACAGCGCAAGAGGCGCTTCGGCGGCTCAGAGCTGTGTGCAGCGTGGTCAGCAACACCTGGGACTCTTCACAGGCCTTTGCTGACTACATTAGCGTGATGTAA
- the LRRC41 gene encoding leucine-rich repeat-containing protein 41 isoform X2 — MKIRPSKSENITSWRKKFLETFFSNVLHGVLDVSSDQRLSDRHFSPLLHSSRHVTQLTICNMLQGVAELTAEPNQRVLENLAGSLRTLKFRHLLTSDLSIRHSLSLLLHHLIHHGAVSQVSMCSWPVPDKVLLVLILSMSAGFWHPGKTLVHQGSPCSLCREESDAQGLLTQEDEALLESNQLCCGSAEQSETVQWSDSESRSKKAQTASAKVLQEADPDSQASIELSRSSSGTVKTPVLCGLRSHPLQNLACQDISCKVPPEYYNIKGESSPSLPKRSSVGPAFRKPYRRFKTAVGRKRRCTRRNRRARADSEDLYDFVFAVAREEEETAESLYESNAQEGESIDGWAPSPADTPSFEGVGCTEGGSVGILPLKAACRFRSVSTLELFSIPLTGDTCRALGNLLSSWASLEKLVLSYNGLGANIFCILSGLRALSHRRDCSLHVVRVSDVFSYIPSVELVRSILTAFPRLHTLSVSFDLKNQLEGNRPEGHSSSEAEIPESCLEQLEIRFPREPLQTSLLLPVLKASRSLQQLSLDSASISCPLEFGLLLQALKECNPGLKRLSFHDVNLADYQKEVLLLLQDPVLQEITFSFCRLFESCTTEFLSNIIKIVKRNSTLKSLKLPGNRLGNHRLVALADIFSEDSSSSICQLDVSSNCIKPDGLLEFAKKLESHILQRGGQITFTHLRLFQNWLDQDAATAQEALRRLRAVCSVVSNTWDSSQAFADYISVM, encoded by the exons ATGAAAATCAGACCATCCAAGTCAGAG AACATAACAAGTTGGAGGAAGAAGTTCCTTGAAACTTTCTTCTCAAATGTCCTGCATGGAGTTTTGGATGTTTCTTCAGATCAGCGCCTGAGTGACCGCCATTTTTCACCCCTACTCCACAGCTCGCGGCATGTTACGCAGCTCACCATCTGTAACATGCTGCAGGGGGTAGCAGAGCTCACTGCTGAGCCCAACCAAAGAGTGCTAGAAAACCTGGCTGGCTCACTGAGAACCTTGAAGTTCCGTCATCTGCTGACCTCAGATCTGTCCATTAGACATTCACTAAGTTTGCTGCTTCATCATCTGATCCACCATGGAGCTGTCAGCCAGGTATCCATGTGTTCCTGGCCAGTTCCCGATAAAGTACTTTTGGTCCTCATTCTGAGTATGAGTGCTGGGTTTTGGCACCCAGGTAAGACACTTGTGCACCAGGGCAGCCCTTGCAGTCTTTGCAGAGAGGAGTCGGATGCCCAAGGCCTGCTAACTCAAGAGGATGAGGCCCTGCTAGAGTCAAATCAGCTGTGCTGTGGATCTGCTGAACAATCAGAGACTGTCCAGTGGAGTGATAGTGAGTCAAGAAGCAAGAAGGCCCAAACTGCTTCAGCCAAAGTGCTTCAAGAAGCTGATCCTGACTCTCAAGCTTCTATAGAACTGTCCAGGAGCAGTAGTGGCACTGTTAAAACTCCAGTGCTCTGTGGATTGAGGAGCCATCCTTTGCAAAACCTAGCATGTCAAGATATAAGCTGCAAGGTGCCCCCTGAGTATTACAACATTAAAGGAGAGTCTTCTCCTTCCCTACCAAAAAGATCTTCGGTTGGCCCCGCTTTCCGAAAGCCCTATAGACGGTTTAAGACTGCAGTGGGGAGGAAGCGCCGCTGCACCAGGAGAAACCGCAGAGCTCGTGCAGACTCGGAAGATCTTTATGATTTTGTCTTCGCTGTTgctagggaggaggaggagacggcAGAGTCGCTCTATGAAAGCAATGCCCAGGAGGGGGAAAGCATTGATGGCTGGGCCCCTTCCCCAGCAGACACTCCTAGCTTTGAGGGTGTTGGCTGCACGGAAGGAGGATCTGTCGGAATCCTTCCTCTGAAAGCGGCATGCCGCTTCCGAAGCGTATCCACGCTGGAATTGTTCTCCATCCCTCTGACTGGGGACACCTGTCGAGCTTTGGGGAACCTGCTGAGCTCTTGGGCATCTTTAGAAAAGCTGGTTCTGTCTTACAATG GCCTGGGCGCTAATATCTTCTGCATCCTGTCTGGGCTCCGGGCCCTCTCTCACCGCAGAGACTGCAGCCTCCATGTGGTGCGTGTGAGTGACGTGTTCTCATACATCCCCTCGGTGGAGCTTGTTCGGTCCATCCTGACTGCCTTCCCCCGCCTTCACACGCTCTCGGTCAGCTTTGATCTCAAAAACCAGCTGGAGGGGAACAGGCCAGAAGGGCATTCGAGCTCGGAGGCAGAAATTCCAG AGAGCTGCCTGGAACAGTTAGAGATCCGATTCCCCAGAGAACCTCTGCAGACCAGTCTCCTTTTGCCTGTGTTGAAAGCCTCAAGGTCTCTCCAGCAGTTGTCCCTGGACAGTGCTTCAATTTCCTGTCCCTTGGAGTTTGGGCTCCTTCTGCAGGCACTCAAAG AGTGTAATCCAGGCCTGAAGAGACTGAGCTTCCATGATGTGAACCTTGCTGACTACCAGAAGGAAGTTCTCCTCCTGCTGCAGGACCCTGTCCTTCAAG AaattacattttccttttgtCGGCTGTTTGAAAGCTGCACCACTGAGTTTCTATCCAACATAATCAAAATAGTGAAGAGAAATTCAACTCTGAAGAGCCTCAAATTGCCTGGAAACAGACTTG GGAATCACAGGTTGGTTGCCTTGGCTGACATTTTCTCTGAAGATTCATCCTCTTCCATCTGCCAGTTGGACGTCAG CTCAAATTGCATCAAGCCGGACGGGCTCCTGGAGTTTGCAAAGAAGCTGGAGAGCCACATCCTGCAGCGAGGCGGGCAGATCACGTTTACCCACCTCCGCCTCTTTCAGAACTGGCTGGACCAAGATGCTGCAACAGCGCAAGAGGCGCTTCGGCGGCTCAGAGCTGTGTGCAGCGTGGTCAGCAACACCTGGGACTCTTCACAGGCCTTTGCTGACTACATTAGCGTGATGTAA